In one window of Drosophila ananassae strain 14024-0371.13 chromosome XR, ASM1763931v2, whole genome shotgun sequence DNA:
- the LOC6502382 gene encoding endoplasmic reticulum resident protein 44, with protein sequence MIEARIRKLGPCVALVAVLQLLQQPSTVDAGAVAMTSDNIDMTLASNELVFLNFYAEWCRFSNILAPIFSEAADKIKAEFPEAGKVVLGKVDCDKETAIASRFHINKYPTLKIVRNGQLSKREYRGQRSADAFLEFVKKQLEDPIQEFKSLKDLENLDSKKRLILGYFDRRDQPEYDIFRKVATNLKEDCQFHVGFGDAAQAMHPPGTPIIVFRPDVALSHENDETYTGSLQNFDELKIWIQEKCVPLVREITFENAEELTEEGLPFLILFHRPDDLNSIKDYKSIIERQLLNEKQNVNFLTADGKRFAHPLHHLGKSEDDLPLIAIDSFKHMYLFPHFSDMYTPGKLNQFLQDLYSGKLHREFHYGPDPTNDVQPDSHTGKGTSPPESKFKELGPSKHRYTLLEKDEL encoded by the exons ATGATCGAGGCGAGAATCCGAAAGCTCGGACCCTGTGTGGCCCTTGTTGCG GTTCTGCaactccttcagcagccatcGACAGTAGATGCGGGGGCCGTGGCCATGACCAGTGACAACATCGACATGACACTAG CCTCTAATGAATTGGTTTTCCTTAATTTCTATGCTGAATGGTGCCGTTTTAGTAATATTTTAGCGCCAATATTCAGTGAAGCAGCAGATAAG ATTAAAGCTGAGTTTCCAGAAGCAGGCAAGGTGGTGCTTGGTAAAGTAGATTGCGATAAAGAAACGGCGATAGCGTCCCGCTTCCACATAAACAAGTATCCTACCCTAAAAATAGTTCGTAATGGGCAGCTCAGCAAACGCGAATACCGCGGGCAGCGATCGGCGGATGCGTTTCTCGAGTTTGTCAAGAAGCAGCTAGAGGATCCTATTCAAGAGTTTAAGTCTTTGAAAGACCTAGAGAATCTCGACTCAAAGAAACGCCTTATTCTGGGTTATTTTGATCGCAGGGATCAACCAGAATATGACATTTTCCGTAAGGTTGCAACTAACCTTAAGGAAGACTGCCAATTTCATGTTGGCTTTGGTGACGCCGCCCAGGCTATGCATCCACCAG GTACGCCAATCATAGTATTCAGACCCGACGTGGCCCTATCGCACGAAAATGATGAGACCTATACCGGAAGCCTACAAAACTTTGATGAACTCAAAATTTGGATACAAGAGAAATGTGTGCCGCTAGTGCGGGAAATAACCTTTGAAAACGCGGAAGAACTTACTGAGGAGGGCTTgccatttttaatattatttcacCGGCCAGACGATCTTAACTCCATCAAGGATTACAAATCAATTATTGAGAGACAGTTGCTGAATGAGAAAC AGAACGTCAACTTTTTGACTGCCGATGGCAAAAGATTTGCCCATCCTCTACACCATTTGGGGAAATCAGAGGATGACTTACCCCTTATTGCAATCGACTCATTTAAGCACATGTATTTGTTCCCGCACTTTAGCGATATGTATACGCCAGGCAAGCTTAACCAATTTCTCCAAGATCTCTACAGCGGAAAACTGCATAG agagTTTCATTACGGGCCGGATCCCACAAATGATGTTCAACCTGATTCCCACACCGGAAAAGGAACCTCGCCCCCAGAGTCAAAATTCAAGGAGCTGGGTCCTTCTAAGCATCGTTACACTTTGCTTGAAAAAGATGAACtgtaa
- the LOC116656433 gene encoding E3 SUMO-protein ligase ZBED1-like isoform X2, giving the protein MDKFLQGEYDKVTASLIVPIVCGLLHTLDSFRLKLNSFEGIEALNCLVDQVKKRLLGYEKRTFPKMSTLLDPRFKKQGFRSPFNADDGLHALENELAALKKVSPLDPPTPTEKESDCQQPLFEFVVKNISTLGRTNRVDAIVELQQYMRAAHSPQQTDPLKFWKGAPDDSLLKTTAERLFCVQASSTESERSFSKTGQIISARRASLKAKNVDILSFLNKNMWISNYSINE; this is encoded by the exons ATGGACAAATTTTTGCAAGGCGAATACGATAAAG TTACAGCATCGCTGATAGTTCCAATTGTTTGTGGATTATTGCACACTTTGGACAGCTTCAGATTGAAGTTAAATTCATTTGAAGGCATTGAAGCTCTAAATTGTTTAGTTGATCAAGTAAAAAAACGACTTTTGGGCTATGAAAAGCGCACCTTTCCAAAAATGTCAACTCTTCTGGATCCAAGATTTAAAAAGCAAGGTTTTCGTTCGCCCTTTAACGCCGATGATGGCCTTCATGCATTAGAAAACGAGCTAGCTGCCTTAAAAAAAGTTTCGCCATTGGATCCGCCAACACCAACAGAAAAGGAATCAGACTGCCAGCAGCCTCTTTTTGAATTtgttgttaaaaatatttctactTTGGGGAGGACAAACCGGGTCGATGCCATTGTTGAACTTCAACAGTACATGCGAGCGGCACATTCACCTCAGCAAACAGATCCTTTAAAGTTTTGGAAG ggCGCTCCAGATGATTCTCTTCTTAAAACTACAGCTGAACGCCTTTTTTGTGTGCAAGCATCATCGACTGAGTCTGAGAGGAGTTTTAGTAAAACGGGACAAATTATTTCTGCTAGGAGAGCATCACTAAAGGCCAAAAACGTGGATATATTATCCTTTCTCAATAAAAATATGTGGATCTCAAACTATTCAATCAATGAATAG
- the LOC116656433 gene encoding E3 SUMO-protein ligase ZBED1-like isoform X1, which yields MDKFLQGEYDKGISAKSKSEENQYDRDSSRKKLIDNALAVLVSADMQPFSIVEDSGFREFVRVLDPRYTVPSRKTLQHVYMKNIFEDLKTKLFTILDRVNSCAITADLWTSKANESYITATCHFITKDFVLRSVVLATKPLLDDSNHSAQNIASSLRGICDEWNIFDKIAAITTDNANSMIKACEFLQKRHLPCVAHTINLVVQSCLAIDCLQDILLKCKRIVTYFKSSSIALSKFKASQETDIKYSLIQEVPTRWNSAYHMIERILLTNEAISKVLLSTSKAPTPFTADESQY from the exons ATGGACAAATTTTTGCAAGGCGAATACGATAAAG GCATAAGTGCAAAGAGCAAGTCGGAGGAGAACCAGTACGATCGAGACTCGTCACGTAAAAAACTTATTGACAACGCTTTGGCTGTTCTTGTGTCGGCAGATATGCAACCTTTTTCAATTGTAGAGGATTCCGGATTTCGCGAGTTTGTCAGAGTTCTTGATCCACGATACACAGTTCCTTCGCGAAAGACTCTACAACATGTATACATGAAGAATATATTTGAAGACTtgaaaacaaaactttttACAATATTGGACCGCGTTAACAGTTGCGCCATTACTGCAGACCTTTGGACTTCAAAAGCCAACGAGTCGTATATTACTGCAACTTGCCACTTTATAACAAAAGACTTCGTTTTGCGCTCAGTTGTATTGGCCACAAAGCCGTTATTGGATGACTCTAATCATTCGGCTCAAAACATTGCTTCTTCATTGCGTGGCATTTGTGACGAATGGAACATTTTTGACAAAATAGCAGCTATTACAACGGACAACGCTAACTCTATGATCAAAGCTTGTGagtttttacaaaaaagacATCTACCCTGTGTTGCTCACACCATAAACCTGGTTGTGCAAAGCTGTTTGGCGATCGATTGCTTACAAGACATTTTACTTAAATGCAAGCGAATTGTCACATACTTTAAAAGCAGCTCAATTGCACTTAGTAAGTTTAAAGCGTCGCAAGAAACGGACATTAAATATAGCTTGATACAAGAAGTGCCCACAAGATGGAACAGTGCCTATCACATGATAGAAAGAATACTACTTACAAATGAGGCCATCTCGAAAGTACTTTTAAGTACGTCTAAAGCACCAACACCATTCACTGCGGACGAATCGCAATATTAA